Genomic DNA from Peribacillus simplex:
ATGCGACTGGACATCCGATAATGAATCCGCGTGCTTCAGGCCCTACCACCAAGTCGATATTTTTATCGCGTGCGTACTCGACGATTTGGTCTGTTGCGTATTTATAAGCTGCACCGTTATCCATTAATGTTGTAATATCTTTGAAGACAATACCCGGTTTTGGCCAGTCTTGCACAATTGTTACATATTGCTTTAAATCCATTGCTTTGTTTCCTCCTCAAGGTCTGTTGCCTCATGAACTAAATAATGATTGAACCAATCGAATAATTGCTGATAGGAAGAATAAACAAGCTCTTGTTCAAGCTCAAATTGCTCTTTCTTTCTTGTATACGATTCAGATTCACTGAGATCGCGTTTTTTCGCATTGGTTGTTAGCATAATTAACCCATTCTCTATTGTAACAAAATCAAGCTCAAAAAACACCTTAGAAATGAAATCCACGGTATCTCTCGACCAGCCGCGATATTTGGCCAGGTCATCACCGTATCTCTTCACGTCGAGCGGACCCTTTTTGGCAAGGAAGGCATAGAACCATTTAAAATGATCCCTTGTTGGCATCGTACTCAAGAAATGGTCCTGTTCATGGGAAAAGTGAGCGTAGATACGCGAAGGGTTCTTATTGGCAATCACCCGTTTCAAATATTCCCTGGAAGGAGGCATGTCCATTAATGCCAAATGACCTTCAAAGCAGTCGAGCTGCTCTGCATCCAGTTCATTCTTGATATGGACAAGATCTGGATGGTTTTCCAAAAATGGGTATCTGGGATAAATATCTTCCGAGAAAATGACGATCTTCCGGTTTTGTACAGGAATGTCGGCAAGCCACTTCTCTGCCTGTCCCTTGCCGCGGTAATCGAATAACTGCCAATGGTTTACCGAGACATCCTGGACAAAGATCTGGGGCTTTTTCATATTATTCCACTCATTGATGGAAAGCTCACCAATGACCGAGACTTCAGCGTGCGGAGCTATTTCATCGACAAAATGACCGAGACCGAAGCCCACTCCGTCAAGTTTGTGTTTTTCACCATCTTCCAGCTGGACCTTCAAGTGATTTTGGTTGGCACCAATTTTGCGGACACTTGAAAGCTGGACGGAATCTATCAAAATCTTCGGCTTCGGATTCGTAACCCCAAATGGCGCCAGCAAGCTCATTTCCTGAATCGTTTGAATGGAAACTTCAGCTAACGTCGTTGCCCCGTCCAAGTTTGTAATGGGTATGAAGTCCTCTTCGTTCAGTTGTTCCTTCGCAATCAAGTTCATGCGGTCCCTGAGTTCCTGAACATCTTCAATTTTCAATGTCATTCCAGCGGCCATCGGATGTCCACCGAAATGAGGCAGCATTTCACGGCAGGCGGAAAGACTTTGAAATAGATCGAAACCGGCGATGCTCCGAGCAGAACCTTTAGCTAATCCCTTTTCCCGGTCATAGCTCAATACAATCGCGGGCCGGTAAAAGCGTTCAACTAGTTTAGAGGCCACAATCCCCACAACTCCGGCGTTCCAGCCTTCCCTGCCGATGATGAGCACACCATTGGACTCAGGCGGGAAGTTTTCCTCGACTTCAGCAATCGCTTCTTTGGCCATTTCAGCAACCATTTCCTGTCGCTCTTTATTGATATCATTGATTTCATGGGCGAGTTCCGTCGCTTCTTCCAGACTTTGTGACATCAATAAATCGACAGCGGGATCGGCATCTCCAAGGCGCCCGACAGCATTGATCCGCGGTGCCATCGCAAAGCCGATCGATTCTTCATTCAATGCTTCCTGCTGAACATTCGCCACTTTCATTAAGGCAACAAGTCCCGGGCGGCGCGTCAAACGTAACTGCTCGATGCCTTTCGCAGCAATGACGCGGTTTTCCCCTTGTAAAGGCACTAAATCCGCTATCGTGCCGATTGCCGCTATCTCAAGCAAATCCTCAGGCAATTCCCCAAGCAAGGCGTGTGCCAGCTTAAATGCGACCCCTACTCCGGCTAGCTCTTTAAATGGATAGGAACTGTCCTCAAGTTTAGGATGGATGATTGCCAAGGCCTCAGGCAGTTCCGGTCCCGGTTCATGGTGGTCGGTCAAAATATAATCCATGCCGAGCTCGCCGGCAAGTTTCGCTTCATCGACTGCAGAAATTCCGGTATCGACGGTTATTAATACCTTCACCCCTTGGTCGGCTGCAAGGCGGAATGCCATCGGATTCGGACCATATCCTTCTGTAAACCGATTCGGGATATAAAAGTCAACATCGGCCCCCAATCTCGTCAGCGCCGTCATCATCACTGTGGTCGATGTCACGCCATCCGCATCATAATCACCGAATATACGTATTTTTTCTCCATTTTGAATCGCTTCTCGTATTCTATATACTGCTTTATCCATATCCTTCAATAAAAATGGATCATGAAAAGTTTGATTTTTTACAAATAAAAAGGATCGGGCACTTTCAATCGTATCCAGGCCTCGATTCACAAGCAGGGCTGCAACCAAAGGTGTGATATGAAGCTCTTCAGCTAGTACAGCAACTTTGTTTTCATCGGCAGTCCGTAAGTTCCACCGGGTTTTTGGCTTTAACATTTATTCACCCCTCAACTTACTCATTATACAAAACGAATATACCAGTTTCAATTTTATTTTAAACTCATAATTGGCTGTAATTCCCTGTTCGACCCTAACAAAAAGAAGGCTGGCATCATGCCAGCCCCCTCTCACTTATTAAACTTGTCCTTCAAGACTTTGTTTCTTTTCTTTCGCTGTATTCAGCGGACCTTTCTTCTTCAATTCCCTGATTTTCAAATCAAGCCAGAATTGGGAAGCGATCAATAGCGATGAATACACGCCGCATATTAAACCGATAAACAGGGCAATGGAGAAGTTACGGATAGCTTCACTGCCGAAGATCATCAACGCGATGACCGTGATGAGAACGGTCAGAACCGTGTTAATGGACCTCGTCAAAGTTTGCCTGATACTGATGTTCACTATGTTCTCAAGTTCTTCGGCGGTTTTGATTTTACGGCTGAAGCGCAGGTTTTCACGAATACGGTCAAAGGTTACGATCGTATCATTGATCGAATAACCGACGATCGTCAGAACCGCAGCAATGAAGGTGATATCCACTTCGAGCCGGAGCAAGCTAAAAATCGTGATGATGAAGAAGGCATCATGTATGAGCGCGACCACGGCAGGTACGGCCATTCGCCATTCAAATCGTATCGATACATACAATATGATTCCGATTGATGCGATCGCTAACGCATACATGGCATTTTTCGCAAGCTCTTTTCCTACAGTCGGTGATACGGTGCTGACATTCGGTTCCGCTCCGTAATCCTTCTTGAAATGGTCCTTCAATTCAGCGATTTCCTGTTTATCGAGGACACCGACTGTCCGAACGACAGCATTTTTATTGTCTTTACCAGCGAGCCTGACATCCTTGATATCATCCGCATCGATACCGACCTTTTCCATTTCGGTTTTGACTTGCTGAGTCGTCAGGACGTCTTTGGACGCAACCTCGATCCGGGTACCGCTCGTGAAATCAATCCCAAGATTCAATCTGAAGACGAGCAGGAAGATGATCCCGATAATGGTGACACCGATTGAAAGGCCATAAAAAACTTTCCGATGTTTGACGAAATCGATTTTATCAAAGCGTGTTGGCAATGACATCAAATCCATTTTCTCGGATAAATCGTGAATGTATTTCTTCTTCACGCCAAACCACGATGCACGCTTGTCCAGGAACCCGCTATTCACCCACAGGCTCATGAAGAGACGTGTACCATAGACGGCTGTAATGAAACTCATTAAAATCGAAATGATCAAAGTGGTGGCAAACCCTTTAACCGAGCTTGTTCCATAATAGAATAGAACAGCCGCAGCCAGCAGGGTCGTTAAGTTGGCATCCGTGATGGTGGCAAGTGAATTCTTGGTACCTTCTTTATAAGCCGCTTTAACAGATCTGCCAAGTTTCAATTCATCCCTGATTCGCTCATAGGTTATGATATTGGCATCGACAGCCATCCCGACCCCGAGTACCAATGCGGCAATACCAGGCAGCGTAAGGACCGCATTCATCCAATCAAACACTAATAGCGTCAAGAAAAGGTATATGCTTAATGTGACGACCGCAATGAATCCCGGGAAGCGGTAATACACAAGCATGAAGATAAAAACAAGTGCAATTCCGATGATTCCTGCAAAAATAGTATCATTCAGTGCACCTGCACCGAATTGGGCACCTACAGAAGTGGAATACTTTTCTTTTAAATCTACAGGCAAAGCACCGGCATTAAGAAGGGCTGCAAGCTCTTTCGCTTCTTCCACCGTGAATTGACCGGTAATATACACCTTCTTCGTATTGAAAACTTCACTGACAGCCGGAGCGGATATCATATTGTCCTGTGAAGCTGTATTCTTAATGGAATCTTTTCCTTCCTCGAAATCCAACCAGATTGCAAGTACATTAGTCGGACTTTGCATCGAGGATATTTTTTGAGTGATGTCCTTAAATTTATTCACATCTTTCAATGTGACTTCGACAACCGGTTTATTGTCTTGGAACGTTTGTTTCGCGCCGCCTTCTTTAAGGTCGGCACCGGTCATCATTTCCTTATCGTTGTAGTCACGGAAAGATAATTTAGCTTGTGTCGAGAGGATTTCGCGAGCGTTGTTTTGGTCTTTGACCCCAGCCAATTGAACGCGGATCCGGTCTTTCCCTTCGATTTGAATGTTAGGTTCGCTAACGCCCAAAACATTGACACGCCGCTCAAGTGAGCTTACTGTAGCCCGTAAAACATCCGGGGTGATCTTTTCCCCAGACAGCGGTTTTACTTCATATAACACTTCAAAACCGCCTTGAAGATCAAGACCCAGCTTGATATCCTTTAGGATTCCTTTTGAAGTCGTCCCCATCGCTGCGAAAATCAATAGTGCGATTAGAAAAAACGCAACGATCCTGCTTCTTTTTACCATTATGTAGTAGGCCCCTTTCTATAATACGCCTGTTCCTGAAGTTAAAAACACTGTCATTTTTAGTTTATATGGTAACTGCATACCCTTTGCTTCTTGAGAAAAACGACACAGCTTCCCTGCTTTTTCCAAAAAAAAGCATAACCATATCTATTATGAGTCATATACAAACAGCTGTCAATTTAAGTATATCTTTGCGTCATTCTTTAAAAAGTTCCTTCAGTTCCTCTTCAGAAAGCGGCTCCAATAGGTTTGGTGATTTATATGCTTCAACCATTTGGAAGGTCATGAACTGGTTGCTCGAAAATGTTACGATATCTGCGACAAGTTCATGAATGTGAATGTTTTCCTGCGGACGCTTCCATTTATTTTTGGTTAAGGTTCCCCAAATGTCTTCCTCCGTCACGGCATTCAATCCGACCATTTGGAATTCCTCACGCTTGCTCTTCAAAAATGGGCGTACCTTTAGATAATACCTTTGATAGGGATGATTCTTTTTTGCCATCACTTTGCCTCCAGTAAAAATGATTCTCATATAAATGCGCATTTTCTTAGAAGGGTTTCGATCATTTGTTAGAACGCAAACAAACACTTTTGTCATGCTTTGTCCAAGTACAAGCATATAGATAATTGTATAGCATAACCGCTTTTTTGAGAAGGCAGGGAGGGAGTTCAATGTCCAAATTTTTAAAAGGGACGCTGATTTTATTAATCGCAAGCCTGATTACAAGGGTTCTTGGTTTCATTAACCGCATTGTCATCGCCCGCTTCATCGGCGAAGAAGGCGTTGGTTTATATATGATGGCATTACCGACCCTCTTTCTCGTCGTGAACATAACCCAGTTAGGCCTGCCAATCGCCATTTCGAAATACGTGGCTGAGGCCAATGCCAGAGGTGATGAGCGGAAAATCAAGAAAATCCTTGTCGTCTCTTTGGCCTGCACCATTACTCTATCGATGATTTTCACTCCTGCGATGCTGCTTTTCGCGCCGGTTCTCTCAGATTACCTATTCACTGATAAACGGACGCTATGGCCGCTCATGGCGATTGCCCCTATCGTACCGATCATCGCCGTCTCATCCGTACTGCGCGGTTATTTCCAAGGCAAGCAAAATATGAAGCCCTTCGCTTTCTCGCAAGTTATCGAACAGGTGGCCAGAATCACTTTCATAGCCGTCCTGACGAAGGCCTTTTTGCCATATGGAATTGAATATGCAGCAGCCGGTGCCATGTTCGCATCGATTATCGGGGAACTTGTATCTCTCTTCTACTTATTGACAAGCTTTAAAATAAAGAAACATTTTAAGTTCAGAAAGGGTTTCTTCAAGAATGTCAAATCGGGAAAAGGAACGTTCACGGAATTGATGGGGATCGCCCTTCCTTCTACCGGAAGCAGGATGATCGGATCGGTTTCGTGGTTTTTCGAACCGATAGTGGTCGCCCAAAGTTTGGCAATCGCCGGAGTCACCGCAACCGCAGCCACCAGTCAATACGGGGAGCTGACAGGGTACGCACTGCCTTTACTCATGCTTCCATCTTTCGTTACATCATCATTGGCGACGGCACTTGTCCCGGCAGTGAGTGAAGCCCGGACGACCGGAAACTTTTTACTCGTTGAACACAGGCTTCAGCAGGCCCTGAAAATCACCTTTATCACAGGCTGTTTAGCTATCGTCATTCTGTTCATCTTTGCCGAACCGATTTTACAAGTCATGTATGGCTCTTCGCATGCTGCTGTTTTCATTAAATTCCTGGCACCTTTTTTCATCCTTTATTACTTTCAATATCCGCTGCAATCCATGCTGCAAGCACTGGATCTTGCAAAGGCCGCAATGTTCAACAGCCTGGCCGGAAACATCCTTAAAATCGGTGTGATCTGGCTGCTGGCGTCAAAGGAGAGTTTCGGGATCATGGGTGCCGCAATCGGGATCGCCGTCGGTACGATGCTCGTTACCTTCCTGCATTTTTCAACCGTGCTGAAGGTCGTTCCTTTCACGCTCCATTTCCGCAGCTATATATCAGCTTTGGTCCTTGCTTTAATTTCAGGATGGGGCGGTTATTATCTTTATCAATTCCCGCTTTCCTCACTGCCACTTGGCACAAGGCTCATGTTTTCCGTGACGGTCGTCATCCTGCTGTTCACATTTTTCCTGCTCATGACCGGCAGCATAAAAAAGGCGGATCTGATCAGGATTCCTGTAGTGGGCGGCTTTTTATCAAAATTCGCTTGGAAATGAAATGAACCGAAGCATTAAAAGGCTTCGGTCATTTCTTCGTTTCATTTTTATCGATGTAAAATTGGCCATCTATGTACCCACAAATCGAAATCTCCTTTATCTTCGTTTCTCCCAGTTTTTTCAACTGGTGCCGGAGCCAAAAATGATTTTTGCCAATTCTATCGAGATTCCTCTCCTGTATCTCCCCGTCAATTATAAGGGGATAAGGTGTTTCCTTGGTTTCTGACCTTTTGCCTTTGGTATTCTTGATGATCGAAAGCTTCCCGGTAGATTCGAGGATTGCGAATTGCACCTCATTTAAATCATTAATTCCCTGTTCTCGCAGCTGGGTCAATAAATCATCGAAAGTATATCGTTGCTTGCGCATCGCTTTTTCATCTATTTTCCCTTGATTGATGATGATTTGCGGCGTACCATCCACGATGTTTCGAAATCTAATGCTTTTCAATGAAATGAAAGCCAATATTATTTGGATGAAAGCAAGAACGAACATTGGAATGATTTGCCTGAAAAATGGTCTATCCAAATCTTCAAAGGATAGGACGGCAATGTCCCCGATCATGATGGATACCACTAAATCAAGAATGCTCAATTCCCCAACTTCCCGCTTACCCATCATTCGAAAAAGGATTAAGATGACCAGATAGATCACTGTTGTCCTAAAAATAATAGCCAGGATATCCACTTCAATACCACATCCTTCATCCATAGCATGGCTTGGGAACTAAAAAATTACTCCATAATCTTTTCTTATTTTGCGGGAAGCTTCTTAAACCTGGTCTAAAGGTTCGATACGGGGAATATGCTTGTACAAACACATAAACAGGCTATACGTATCAGCCTTGTAAAAAGGAGGAATACCCATCGAAACTAAAAAAATGAGTGTCGCCGTAATTTATGGCGTAGGCTCCATCTTTGCAATAGCGATGATTGCAAGTTTAATCGTTTCCATCCTTCTTCGTTTTACTTCACTGACGGAATCATCCCTGACATACGTGGTCATGATCGTGTCCTTTTTATCGCTTTTCATTGGTGGATTCATTTCAGGAGGCAAAGGGAAAAAGCAAGGACTACTCTTGGGCGGAAGCACTGGGCTGCTTTATCTGTTGGTCGTGTTCCTTTTTCAATATTTAGGCCACGATGCACTTTTCACCATCAAGCAATGGATATACTATGGCTGTTTTGTGATTACGGCCATGATGGGCGGCGTGCTTGGGGTCAACATGAGTTCCGACTCCCGCACCGATTAAAAAACACAGCAAAAAACCGGGCACATGGCCCGGTTTTCGTTTGTATTATACGGATACTTCTTTATTCGGTGCGCTTTCCGTAATTTCACGGATTGCTGCACGGTCAAAAGTCAGTTTTGTGCCGTCTGGTGATTTAATGACGATTTTCAGGTCATCGATTGCATCGATTGTTCCGTGCATGCCGCCGATAGTAGCAACTTTATCACCTTTTTTCAAACTGCTTTGCATGCTTTGCGTAGCCTTTTGGCGTTTTTGCTGCGGGCGGATCAATAAGAAATAGAACAATACGAACATTAAAATCAACGGAAGTATTTGTGTTAAAGAACCCATTTTATATATTCACTCCTTTCATTCATTAAAATATTTATGGAATTAGAAGTTTCTCGCATTTGGTTCATTGAAACCATACTGCTCAAAAAACTCTTCCCTAAAGTCTCCAAGACGATCTTCTCGAATAGCTTGTCTGACCTGTTCCATCAAGTTTAACAGAAAATGAAGATTATGGTAAGTCGTAAGACGAATCCCAAAGGTTTCTTCACATTTAATCAAATGGCGGATATATGCCCGGCTATAATTCTTGCATACATGGCAATCGCAATTTTCATCGATTGGACCGAAATCGCGTGCATACTTCGCATTTTTCACAACCAGCCGCCCATTGCTCGTCATGAGCGTACCATTACGCGCAATTCGCGTCGGCAGTACACAGTCAAACATATCGATACCGCGGAGTGCACCATCGATCAATGAGTCCGGTGAACCGACCCCCATAAGGTA
This window encodes:
- a CDS encoding TIGR04086 family membrane protein, with translation MSVAVIYGVGSIFAIAMIASLIVSILLRFTSLTESSLTYVVMIVSFLSLFIGGFISGGKGKKQGLLLGGSTGLLYLLVVFLFQYLGHDALFTIKQWIYYGCFVITAMMGGVLGVNMSSDSRTD
- the secDF gene encoding protein translocase subunit SecDF, whose translation is MVKRSRIVAFFLIALLIFAAMGTTSKGILKDIKLGLDLQGGFEVLYEVKPLSGEKITPDVLRATVSSLERRVNVLGVSEPNIQIEGKDRIRVQLAGVKDQNNAREILSTQAKLSFRDYNDKEMMTGADLKEGGAKQTFQDNKPVVEVTLKDVNKFKDITQKISSMQSPTNVLAIWLDFEEGKDSIKNTASQDNMISAPAVSEVFNTKKVYITGQFTVEEAKELAALLNAGALPVDLKEKYSTSVGAQFGAGALNDTIFAGIIGIALVFIFMLVYYRFPGFIAVVTLSIYLFLTLLVFDWMNAVLTLPGIAALVLGVGMAVDANIITYERIRDELKLGRSVKAAYKEGTKNSLATITDANLTTLLAAAVLFYYGTSSVKGFATTLIISILMSFITAVYGTRLFMSLWVNSGFLDKRASWFGVKKKYIHDLSEKMDLMSLPTRFDKIDFVKHRKVFYGLSIGVTIIGIIFLLVFRLNLGIDFTSGTRIEVASKDVLTTQQVKTEMEKVGIDADDIKDVRLAGKDNKNAVVRTVGVLDKQEIAELKDHFKKDYGAEPNVSTVSPTVGKELAKNAMYALAIASIGIILYVSIRFEWRMAVPAVVALIHDAFFIITIFSLLRLEVDITFIAAVLTIVGYSINDTIVTFDRIRENLRFSRKIKTAEELENIVNISIRQTLTRSINTVLTVLITVIALMIFGSEAIRNFSIALFIGLICGVYSSLLIASQFWLDLKIRELKKKGPLNTAKEKKQSLEGQV
- a CDS encoding DUF421 domain-containing protein is translated as MDEGCGIEVDILAIIFRTTVIYLVILILFRMMGKREVGELSILDLVVSIMIGDIAVLSFEDLDRPFFRQIIPMFVLAFIQIILAFISLKSIRFRNIVDGTPQIIINQGKIDEKAMRKQRYTFDDLLTQLREQGINDLNEVQFAILESTGKLSIIKNTKGKRSETKETPYPLIIDGEIQERNLDRIGKNHFWLRHQLKKLGETKIKEISICGYIDGQFYIDKNETKK
- the spoVB gene encoding stage V sporulation protein B, which translates into the protein MSKFLKGTLILLIASLITRVLGFINRIVIARFIGEEGVGLYMMALPTLFLVVNITQLGLPIAISKYVAEANARGDERKIKKILVVSLACTITLSMIFTPAMLLFAPVLSDYLFTDKRTLWPLMAIAPIVPIIAVSSVLRGYFQGKQNMKPFAFSQVIEQVARITFIAVLTKAFLPYGIEYAAAGAMFASIIGELVSLFYLLTSFKIKKHFKFRKGFFKNVKSGKGTFTELMGIALPSTGSRMIGSVSWFFEPIVVAQSLAIAGVTATAATSQYGELTGYALPLLMLPSFVTSSLATALVPAVSEARTTGNFLLVEHRLQQALKITFITGCLAIVILFIFAEPILQVMYGSSHAAVFIKFLAPFFILYYFQYPLQSMLQALDLAKAAMFNSLAGNILKIGVIWLLASKESFGIMGAAIGIAVGTMLVTFLHFSTVLKVVPFTLHFRSYISALVLALISGWGGYYLYQFPLSSLPLGTRLMFSVTVVILLFTFFLLMTGSIKKADLIRIPVVGGFLSKFAWK
- a CDS encoding post-transcriptional regulator is translated as MAKKNHPYQRYYLKVRPFLKSKREEFQMVGLNAVTEEDIWGTLTKNKWKRPQENIHIHELVADIVTFSSNQFMTFQMVEAYKSPNLLEPLSEEELKELFKE
- the yajC gene encoding preprotein translocase subunit YajC, whose translation is MGSLTQILPLILMFVLFYFLLIRPQQKRQKATQSMQSSLKKGDKVATIGGMHGTIDAIDDLKIVIKSPDGTKLTFDRAAIREITESAPNKEVSV
- the recJ gene encoding single-stranded-DNA-specific exonuclease RecJ is translated as MLKPKTRWNLRTADENKVAVLAEELHITPLVAALLVNRGLDTIESARSFLFVKNQTFHDPFLLKDMDKAVYRIREAIQNGEKIRIFGDYDADGVTSTTVMMTALTRLGADVDFYIPNRFTEGYGPNPMAFRLAADQGVKVLITVDTGISAVDEAKLAGELGMDYILTDHHEPGPELPEALAIIHPKLEDSSYPFKELAGVGVAFKLAHALLGELPEDLLEIAAIGTIADLVPLQGENRVIAAKGIEQLRLTRRPGLVALMKVANVQQEALNEESIGFAMAPRINAVGRLGDADPAVDLLMSQSLEEATELAHEINDINKERQEMVAEMAKEAIAEVEENFPPESNGVLIIGREGWNAGVVGIVASKLVERFYRPAIVLSYDREKGLAKGSARSIAGFDLFQSLSACREMLPHFGGHPMAAGMTLKIEDVQELRDRMNLIAKEQLNEEDFIPITNLDGATTLAEVSIQTIQEMSLLAPFGVTNPKPKILIDSVQLSSVRKIGANQNHLKVQLEDGEKHKLDGVGFGLGHFVDEIAPHAEVSVIGELSINEWNNMKKPQIFVQDVSVNHWQLFDYRGKGQAEKWLADIPVQNRKIVIFSEDIYPRYPFLENHPDLVHIKNELDAEQLDCFEGHLALMDMPPSREYLKRVIANKNPSRIYAHFSHEQDHFLSTMPTRDHFKWFYAFLAKKGPLDVKRYGDDLAKYRGWSRDTVDFISKVFFELDFVTIENGLIMLTTNAKKRDLSESESYTRKKEQFELEQELVYSSYQQLFDWFNHYLVHEATDLEEETKQWI